From the Anaerolineales bacterium genome, one window contains:
- a CDS encoding UDP-N-acetylglucosamine--N-acetylmuramyl-(pentapeptide) pyrophosphoryl-undecaprenol N-acetylglucosamine transferase, with amino-acid sequence MRLLVAAGASGGGVYPALAVLQELGSKDVELLWVGGEGGMEHDLVTRAGYQLRSLPAAGLHGVGLLALPGNLWQLARGYLAARHLLAEFRPDVLFFTGGFVAAPVALAAGRTPTLAFVPDIQPGFTLRLIARFADAIAVVAEEARAYFRRPERVVVTGYPLRPEVTRWTRPAALQHFGLEKSLPVLLVFGGSKGAQSINRAALATLPQLLARMQVLHISGQGNWTEVEAARAQLPAELAARYHAFPYLHDDMGAAFAAADLAVCRAGASTLGELPHFGLPAVLVPIPFKQHLQHVNAGFLQARGAAVVLADEDMAASLAGTVIGLIEDKPRLQQLARAMAQLAAPQAAQHIAAQLRQLGGSQA; translated from the coding sequence ATGCGACTACTCGTGGCCGCCGGAGCGAGCGGGGGTGGGGTGTATCCCGCTCTCGCCGTGCTTCAAGAGTTGGGCAGTAAAGACGTGGAGCTGCTGTGGGTTGGCGGTGAAGGCGGCATGGAGCACGACCTGGTGACGCGTGCCGGCTACCAACTGCGCAGCCTGCCCGCCGCTGGGTTGCATGGCGTGGGCCTATTGGCGCTGCCCGGCAACCTGTGGCAGCTGGCCCGGGGCTACCTGGCAGCCCGCCACCTGCTGGCCGAGTTCCGTCCGGATGTGCTCTTCTTTACTGGCGGTTTCGTGGCCGCCCCGGTGGCGCTGGCCGCCGGGCGCACGCCCACGCTGGCCTTCGTGCCGGATATTCAGCCGGGCTTCACTCTGCGCCTGATCGCCCGCTTTGCGGATGCGATCGCCGTCGTGGCTGAAGAAGCCCGGGCCTACTTCCGCCGCCCCGAGCGGGTGGTGGTGACTGGCTACCCGCTGCGTCCGGAGGTCACGCGCTGGACGCGTCCGGCAGCCCTGCAGCATTTTGGCCTGGAGAAGTCACTGCCCGTATTGTTGGTCTTCGGTGGCAGCAAAGGCGCCCAGTCGATCAACCGCGCCGCGCTGGCCACCTTGCCCCAACTGCTGGCCCGCATGCAAGTTTTGCACATTAGCGGCCAGGGCAACTGGACCGAGGTAGAAGCTGCCCGCGCCCAACTGCCCGCCGAGCTGGCCGCCCGCTATCACGCCTTCCCTTATTTGCATGACGACATGGGCGCGGCCTTCGCTGCCGCTGACCTGGCCGTGTGCCGGGCGGGCGCATCCACTCTGGGCGAGCTGCCGCACTTCGGCTTGCCGGCCGTGCTGGTGCCGATCCCGTTCAAGCAACACCTGCAACACGTCAACGCAGGCTTTTTGCAGGCGCGCGGCGCGGCCGTGGTCCTGGCCGACGAAGACATGGCCGCTTCACTGGCTGGCACTGTGATCGGCCTGATCGAAGATAAGCCGCGGCTACAGCAGCTGGCCCGCGCCATGGCCCAGCTGGCCGCCCCACAGGCGGCCCAGCACATCGCGGCGCAGCTGCGCCAGTTGGGAGGGTCGCAAGCATGA
- a CDS encoding cell division protein FtsW, whose protein sequence is MSEQTFEDFNEPETEAPLRSERRSRRRKKSGWPQLEINFDVPLLLGVFALLLFGALMVYSASWDFSLVNYGDPTRMFFQQMRSLVVGLVVGTACCFIHYHFWRKYSVLLMGGTLMALVAVLVYGQVLYGSARAFSAGSYMPGEVAKLVTLIYLSVWLYAKRNELSKVSYGLLPLIIMLGTVAGLIYLQPDISAAATIVFLGGLMFFLAGGSVLQIGLIVGGTAALIPLLMQFSTTARVRITDYVTGLGDPTLANDHILRSYEAFVKGGWFGVGLGQSTAKLTGLPVPPTDSVFAVIGEELGLFGVLLTLGLYALILWRGLVIARRSPDMFGSLLAGGIALWIALEASVNMAVLVGLVPFAGNTLPMISFGGSSLVTNLAALGILMSISRASREQSVEEERTLDATTRGRRSERGWGVSRSRRASRVGQ, encoded by the coding sequence ATGAGCGAACAGACTTTTGAAGATTTCAACGAACCTGAGACCGAAGCTCCGCTGCGCAGCGAACGCCGCTCGCGTCGCCGCAAGAAATCCGGCTGGCCGCAGCTGGAGATCAACTTCGATGTGCCGCTGCTGCTGGGTGTTTTCGCCTTGCTGCTCTTCGGGGCGCTGATGGTCTATTCCGCCAGTTGGGATTTCTCGCTGGTCAATTATGGCGATCCCACGCGCATGTTCTTTCAGCAGATGCGCAGCCTGGTGGTGGGCCTGGTGGTCGGCACGGCCTGCTGCTTTATCCACTATCATTTTTGGCGCAAATACTCCGTGCTGCTGATGGGCGGCACGCTGATGGCGCTGGTCGCCGTGCTGGTGTATGGCCAGGTGCTGTACGGCTCGGCGCGTGCTTTCTCGGCCGGCTCCTATATGCCGGGTGAAGTGGCCAAGCTGGTTACCCTGATCTATCTCTCGGTCTGGCTGTATGCCAAGCGCAACGAACTCAGCAAGGTCTCCTACGGTTTGCTGCCTTTGATCATCATGTTGGGCACGGTGGCAGGCCTGATCTATTTGCAGCCGGACATCAGCGCTGCTGCCACCATCGTCTTTCTGGGCGGCCTGATGTTCTTCCTGGCAGGCGGTTCCGTGCTGCAAATTGGCCTGATCGTGGGCGGCACGGCGGCGCTGATCCCACTGTTGATGCAGTTCAGCACTACGGCGCGGGTGCGCATCACCGACTACGTGACCGGCCTGGGCGACCCGACCCTGGCCAACGACCATATCTTGCGCTCGTACGAGGCCTTCGTGAAGGGCGGCTGGTTTGGCGTCGGCCTGGGCCAATCCACCGCCAAGTTGACCGGCCTGCCTGTGCCGCCCACCGACAGCGTTTTCGCCGTGATCGGCGAGGAACTGGGCCTGTTTGGTGTGCTGCTGACCCTGGGTTTGTATGCCCTCATTCTGTGGCGCGGGCTGGTGATCGCCCGGCGCTCCCCGGATATGTTCGGTTCGTTGCTGGCCGGCGGTATCGCTCTGTGGATCGCCCTGGAAGCCAGCGTCAATATGGCCGTGTTGGTCGGCCTGGTGCCTTTTGCCGGCAACACGCTGCCGATGATCAGCTTTGGCGGTTCCAGCCTGGTGACCAACCTGGCAGCCCTGGGTATTTTGATGAGTATTTCACGCGCCTCGCGTGAACAAAGTGTAGAGGAAGAAAGGACTCTGGATGCGACTACTCGTGGCCGCCGGAGCGAGCGGGGGTGGGGTGTATCCCGCTCTCGCCGTGCTTCAAGAGTTGGGCAGTAA
- the murD gene encoding UDP-N-acetylmuramoyl-L-alanine--D-glutamate ligase, whose translation MIDWKAARVVVVGAGRQGQATAVYAAGRGAQVVLNDARPQAELVEAKQRLANLPVEWHLGNHPLQLLDGADVLFVSGGVPSDNPLVAEARARDLPISNDSQLFLELAPCRVVGITGSAGKTTTTMLVGRMLAAMQGRGVRRAWVGGNIGNPLLADMDQMQAEDVAVMELSSFQLEWMTRSPSVAAILNLAPNHLDRHGTMESYTAAKARILDFQMPGDSAVLNREDAATWALASQVRGQLWSFGHGELPFGQNGTCLRDGQVWLRTTQGETAVLQVNQVQLIGDHNLSNVLAACAIAAAAGADAEALRAGVQGFHGAPHRLEWVRSLNDADWYNDSIATAPQRTEAALHSFIRPIVLLLGGRDKGLPWADLARLAAQRSRHVVLFGEAAPMLESVFAAHAPQLPRIQAADLAAAVHAAAAAAQPGDVVLLAPGGTSFDEFVDFEARGERFRQLVKEL comes from the coding sequence GTGATCGACTGGAAAGCCGCTCGTGTCGTGGTTGTAGGTGCCGGCCGCCAGGGCCAGGCCACTGCCGTTTATGCGGCGGGCCGCGGCGCGCAAGTGGTGCTGAACGACGCCCGCCCGCAGGCCGAACTGGTCGAGGCTAAGCAGCGTCTGGCCAACCTGCCGGTCGAATGGCACTTGGGTAACCATCCGTTACAGCTGCTGGACGGCGCAGACGTTTTGTTTGTTTCCGGCGGCGTGCCGAGCGACAACCCACTGGTCGCCGAAGCCCGGGCGCGCGACCTGCCGATCAGCAATGATTCGCAGCTCTTTCTGGAGCTGGCTCCCTGTCGGGTGGTGGGCATCACCGGCTCAGCCGGGAAGACCACCACCACCATGCTGGTGGGTCGCATGCTGGCCGCCATGCAGGGCCGCGGCGTGCGCCGGGCCTGGGTGGGCGGCAATATTGGCAACCCGCTGCTGGCCGACATGGATCAGATGCAGGCAGAAGATGTGGCTGTGATGGAACTCTCCAGCTTCCAGTTGGAGTGGATGACGCGCTCGCCCAGTGTGGCTGCCATCCTCAACTTGGCGCCCAATCACCTGGACCGACACGGGACGATGGAATCCTATACCGCGGCCAAGGCGCGCATTCTGGACTTTCAGATGCCGGGCGACAGTGCCGTCCTGAATCGCGAAGACGCAGCCACCTGGGCGCTGGCAAGCCAGGTGCGCGGCCAGTTATGGAGTTTTGGGCATGGCGAGCTGCCCTTTGGGCAGAACGGCACTTGTCTGCGGGACGGCCAGGTATGGTTGCGCACCACCCAAGGGGAGACGGCGGTCTTGCAAGTCAATCAAGTCCAGCTGATCGGCGACCATAACCTGTCCAACGTGCTGGCGGCCTGCGCGATTGCCGCCGCGGCGGGAGCCGATGCAGAGGCGCTGCGGGCGGGCGTGCAGGGCTTTCATGGCGCCCCGCATCGCTTGGAGTGGGTGCGTAGTCTGAATGATGCCGATTGGTACAACGACTCGATCGCCACTGCGCCGCAGCGTACGGAAGCAGCCCTGCACTCTTTCATCCGCCCGATCGTTTTGCTGCTGGGCGGGCGGGACAAGGGCCTGCCTTGGGCAGATTTGGCCCGCTTGGCGGCCCAACGCAGCCGGCATGTAGTGCTGTTTGGCGAAGCGGCCCCGATGCTGGAGAGCGTTTTCGCGGCCCATGCGCCGCAGCTGCCCCGCATCCAGGCGGCCGACCTGGCTGCCGCAGTACACGCCGCCGCGGCAGCGGCCCAGCCGGGCGACGTGGTGCTGCTGGCCCCGGGCGGCACCAGCTTTGACGAATTTGTGGACTTTGAAGCGCGTGGCGAGCGGTTTCGCCAATTGGTGAAAGAGCTATGA
- the mraY gene encoding phospho-N-acetylmuramoyl-pentapeptide-transferase, whose protein sequence is MSGSGAALVLAGVSFIMTVIWGGPLIRTLRSLKVGDSIRLEAPQRHHTVKVGTPTMGGVMFILPVLLVTILLNAVPLIGLSGIGRSILVPLGAMIAFGALGGLDDWRKLRQREIGEGMRARTKFLIQMLLAGILAFVLHDYLHVPDMYLPGFRNEFDLGWLFYPVAMIIIAGSANAVNFTDGLDGLSGLIAATAFATFGGIALLQGQVFLGQFCFTLVGALFGFLWFNVHPAQLIMGDTGSMALGATLGVVALMTGHWILYPIICIIPTSEILSVVLQVGYFRLTGGRRLFKMSPIHLHFELSGWSETQIVQRFWLVSLLFAMIGVALAMV, encoded by the coding sequence ATGAGTGGTAGCGGCGCCGCCTTGGTGCTTGCCGGGGTCAGCTTCATTATGACGGTCATTTGGGGTGGGCCGCTGATCCGCACTTTGCGTTCACTCAAAGTGGGCGACAGCATCCGCCTGGAGGCCCCGCAGCGGCACCACACAGTGAAAGTCGGCACGCCCACCATGGGTGGGGTGATGTTCATTCTGCCGGTGCTCTTGGTCACCATTCTGCTCAACGCGGTGCCTCTGATCGGTCTCAGCGGCATCGGTCGCTCCATCCTGGTGCCGCTGGGCGCCATGATCGCTTTTGGCGCGCTGGGCGGCCTGGACGACTGGCGCAAACTGCGCCAGCGTGAGATCGGTGAGGGCATGCGTGCCCGCACCAAGTTCCTGATCCAAATGCTGCTGGCCGGTATCCTGGCTTTTGTGCTGCACGACTATCTGCATGTGCCGGACATGTACCTGCCGGGCTTTCGCAATGAATTCGACCTGGGTTGGCTCTTCTATCCCGTGGCGATGATCATCATTGCTGGCTCGGCCAATGCGGTCAACTTTACGGATGGGTTGGACGGCCTGTCTGGCCTGATCGCCGCCACGGCTTTTGCCACCTTCGGTGGGATTGCCTTACTGCAAGGCCAGGTCTTTCTGGGCCAGTTCTGTTTCACCCTGGTGGGCGCCTTGTTCGGGTTTTTGTGGTTCAACGTGCACCCGGCCCAGCTGATCATGGGCGATACGGGTTCGATGGCTTTGGGCGCCACCCTGGGTGTGGTTGCGCTGATGACCGGGCACTGGATCCTGTACCCCATCATTTGCATTATCCCGACCAGCGAGATCCTAAGCGTGGTCTTGCAGGTGGGCTATTTCCGCTTGACGGGCGGCCGGCGTCTGTTCAAGATGTCGCCTATCCACTTGCATTTCGAACTTTCCGGCTGGAGTGAAACCCAGATCGTGCAGCGTTTTTGGCTGGTCAGCCTGTTGTTTGCCATGATCGGCGTGGCCCTGGCGATGGTGTGA
- a CDS encoding UDP-N-acetylmuramoyl-tripeptide--D-alanyl-D-alanine ligase has translation MLTIADLVEALSGRRPPGAGQPVTGATHDSRAAQGGMLFVAFRGEHVDGHDYVQAAFANGATVALVDRELPGDWPVLDLRQGPPAVDFVWSTPLCIRVEDSLAALQKAAAFWRRKLTQLRVIGITGSVGKTTTKELTAEVLSQRFNTYKSSGNFNNEIGLPLSVLSLTEEHQCAVLEMGFYLIGEIALLADIAVPEVGVITNIGTVHAERAGSQEAIYQGKAELVRALPSHGVAILNIDDENVKRMAAETPARVFFYGTDPAADLWADNIEGLGLDGVRFQLHYQGETLHVRIPLIGRHSVHTALRAAAVGLVEGMDWAEILTGLRIGNPQLRLVTVPGRNGSLLLDDTYNASPESTMAALNLLSELDGRKIAVLGDMLELGPYEAQGHQMVGMLAAKAADALVTVGPRAHLIAETARANGLDAAAVHEFDNSEVALEYLKRLLSPGDVVLVKGSRAVKMETIVPQLEQRREAEQTK, from the coding sequence ATGCTGACGATTGCCGACCTGGTTGAGGCTCTGAGCGGCCGGCGCCCGCCGGGCGCCGGGCAGCCGGTGACCGGCGCCACGCACGACTCGCGTGCGGCGCAGGGCGGTATGCTGTTTGTGGCCTTCAGGGGCGAGCATGTGGATGGCCACGACTATGTGCAAGCTGCCTTTGCCAATGGAGCCACGGTGGCCCTGGTGGATCGTGAGCTGCCGGGCGACTGGCCGGTGCTGGACCTGCGCCAGGGGCCGCCAGCCGTCGACTTCGTCTGGTCCACGCCGCTGTGCATCCGCGTGGAGGACAGCCTGGCCGCCCTGCAAAAAGCGGCGGCTTTCTGGCGCCGCAAGTTGACCCAGCTGCGTGTGATCGGCATTACCGGCAGTGTGGGCAAGACCACCACTAAAGAACTCACCGCTGAGGTGCTCTCTCAGCGATTCAATACCTATAAGTCCAGCGGCAATTTCAACAATGAGATCGGTCTGCCGCTGAGCGTGCTTTCATTGACCGAAGAGCACCAGTGCGCTGTGCTGGAGATGGGCTTCTACCTGATCGGTGAGATCGCCTTGCTGGCTGACATCGCCGTGCCGGAAGTGGGCGTGATCACCAACATCGGCACGGTGCATGCCGAGCGGGCCGGTTCGCAAGAGGCCATTTATCAGGGCAAGGCGGAGCTGGTGCGGGCGCTGCCCAGCCACGGAGTGGCTATCCTGAACATAGATGATGAGAATGTTAAGCGCATGGCCGCCGAGACACCCGCGCGGGTATTCTTTTACGGCACAGATCCAGCAGCGGATTTGTGGGCCGACAATATTGAAGGCCTGGGCCTGGACGGCGTGCGCTTCCAGCTGCACTACCAGGGCGAAACCCTGCATGTGCGTATTCCCTTGATCGGCCGCCATTCGGTTCACACCGCCCTGCGGGCGGCTGCGGTAGGCCTGGTGGAAGGCATGGACTGGGCCGAGATTCTGACTGGCTTGCGGATCGGCAACCCGCAGCTGCGCCTGGTGACCGTGCCTGGGCGCAACGGGTCGCTGCTGTTGGACGACACTTACAATGCCTCGCCCGAATCGACCATGGCGGCCCTCAACCTCCTGAGCGAGCTGGACGGCCGCAAGATCGCCGTGCTGGGCGACATGCTGGAGCTGGGCCCGTACGAAGCCCAGGGCCACCAGATGGTCGGCATGCTGGCGGCCAAAGCCGCGGACGCGCTGGTCACCGTGGGACCACGGGCGCATCTGATCGCCGAAACGGCGCGGGCCAATGGTCTGGATGCCGCCGCCGTCCACGAATTCGACAACAGCGAAGTGGCGCTGGAGTACTTGAAACGGCTGCTTTCGCCGGGCGATGTAGTGTTGGTCAAAGGTTCGCGTGCTGTGAAGATGGAAACCATCGTGCCGCAGTTGGAACAGCGGCGGGAAGCGGAGCAGACAAAATGA